The Dyella caseinilytica genome has a window encoding:
- a CDS encoding phospholipase A, producing MKLHLSCLMACVCTGWFVSPARAQNTNPSDIRACTAIESDSQRLACYDKATGRSELPAAKKRTEPATATSSSVFSHEQNVTTTPNNGGTTAPLSLLDSRWELSPESKLGTFNLRGYKPIYVLPVFATSNQNNLPYSPNPVNAEHTPLGMQDIEGKFQLSLKTKIWQGVFGDIGDLWVGYTQDSYWQVYNSKLSRPFRETDYEPEAMLVFNTNYQLFGWDGRLLSIGVDHQSNGQSDPLSRSWNRVMAQIGFERDDWTVMFRPWWRIPEQAADDNNPDISNYIGRGDMQIIHEWNGQEFGLMLRDSLRGGSQQHGAGRLTWSFPLVGNLRGYAELFKGYGESIIDYNHNATYLGVGISLLDWY from the coding sequence ATGAAGCTGCACTTGAGCTGCCTGATGGCATGTGTGTGCACCGGCTGGTTCGTTTCGCCAGCCCGCGCCCAGAACACGAACCCTTCCGATATCCGTGCGTGCACCGCGATCGAAAGCGATTCGCAACGCCTTGCCTGCTACGACAAAGCCACTGGTCGCAGCGAATTGCCCGCCGCGAAAAAACGCACCGAGCCTGCGACGGCGACTTCCTCCAGCGTGTTTTCGCACGAGCAGAACGTCACCACCACACCGAACAACGGCGGCACAACCGCTCCGCTGTCATTGCTCGACAGCCGCTGGGAACTGTCACCCGAAAGCAAGCTCGGTACATTCAACCTGCGTGGTTACAAGCCAATCTACGTGCTGCCCGTGTTTGCCACGAGCAACCAGAACAACCTTCCCTACAGCCCCAATCCCGTCAACGCGGAACACACGCCGCTGGGGATGCAGGATATCGAAGGCAAATTCCAGCTCAGCCTGAAGACCAAGATCTGGCAAGGCGTGTTCGGTGACATCGGTGATTTGTGGGTGGGTTACACCCAGGATTCTTATTGGCAGGTCTATAACTCGAAACTGTCGCGCCCATTCCGCGAGACCGATTACGAGCCCGAGGCGATGCTGGTGTTCAACACCAACTATCAGCTGTTCGGCTGGGATGGACGCCTGCTGAGCATTGGCGTCGATCATCAATCCAACGGTCAGTCCGATCCGCTTTCGCGCAGTTGGAATCGGGTGATGGCGCAGATCGGTTTCGAGCGTGACGACTGGACAGTGATGTTCCGCCCGTGGTGGCGCATTCCCGAACAGGCCGCCGACGACAACAATCCAGATATCAGCAACTACATCGGCCGTGGCGACATGCAGATCATCCACGAATGGAACGGCCAGGAATTCGGCCTGATGCTGCGCGATTCGCTACGCGGCGGCAGCCAGCAACACGGCGCAGGACGGCTCACCTGGAGCTTTCCCTTGGTCGGCAACCTGCGCGGCTATGCGGAGCTGTTCAAGGGCTACGGCGAAAGCATCATCGACTACAACCACAACGCCACCTATCTTGGCGTAGGTATCTCGTTGCTCGACTGGTACTGA
- a CDS encoding FKBP-type peptidyl-prolyl cis-trans isomerase, with the protein MQIADNSVVSFHYTLTDDSGQVIDSSEGREPLTYLHGTGQIVPGLEKEMAGRAVGDQFKVDVTPEEGYGVHHPELAQELPREAFQGVEDIQPGMQFQGHGPQGVINVTVTKVDGQTVHIDGNHPLAGQTLHFDIEVTEVRAATADELSHGHAHGPGGHHH; encoded by the coding sequence ATGCAGATCGCCGACAACAGTGTTGTTTCCTTCCATTACACCCTGACCGACGACAGCGGCCAGGTGATCGACAGCTCCGAAGGTCGTGAGCCGCTTACCTATCTTCATGGCACCGGCCAGATCGTGCCGGGCCTGGAGAAGGAGATGGCCGGCCGCGCAGTGGGCGATCAGTTCAAGGTCGATGTGACGCCTGAGGAAGGCTACGGTGTGCATCATCCGGAACTGGCGCAGGAACTGCCGCGCGAAGCGTTCCAGGGTGTGGAAGACATTCAGCCTGGCATGCAGTTCCAGGGCCACGGCCCGCAGGGCGTGATCAATGTGACCGTCACCAAGGTCGATGGCCAAACCGTGCACATCGATGGCAACCATCCGCTCGCCGGCCAGACTCTGCACTTCGACATCGAAGTGACCGAGGTGCGCGCGGCTACTGCCGATGAGCTGTCGCACGGCCATGCACATGGCCCGGGTGGTCATCACCACTGA
- a CDS encoding MATE family efflux transporter, whose translation MTPLLEAWRHRPTHRQVWSVAMPLMLSNLTVPLVSLVDSAVAGHLPHTQDLGAVTVGSAVYALPVWSFGFLRMGTTGFAAQAMGAGDASALRTVQAQALLLAAALGVIVGALMMPALPWLVGQMHSTPLMTSRALDYLHLRLLGLPAALLNYALAGWFIGAQRTRTTLALLLVTNVVNIVLNLLFVLGFGWGVPGIAVASVGGEWCGAAYGLWRAYQVVHSMDGRIDWRAMRGWDHWRPLLAVNRDIFVRTMLLEGVFFSLSLLGARLGDATVAANALLFNGLMLCAFCLDGFANAVEALCGHAIGARDNLALRRALVVAGGWALIGSLGYALFFGLAGRLFVNLQTNLPEVRAMAYGYLPWLTVLPLIGVWSYLLDGLFIGATRAREMRDGMVLSVMSYALLLWLTRGLGNQGLWLAFLAFMAIRATSLGWLGLRIQRRHAWVAQGQGFGNT comes from the coding sequence ATGACGCCCCTTCTTGAAGCTTGGCGCCACCGCCCGACGCACCGACAGGTGTGGTCGGTGGCCATGCCGCTGATGCTGTCCAACCTGACCGTGCCGCTGGTCTCACTGGTCGACAGCGCCGTCGCCGGCCACCTGCCGCACACGCAAGATCTGGGCGCGGTGACCGTAGGCAGCGCTGTATACGCCTTGCCGGTATGGAGCTTTGGCTTCCTGCGCATGGGCACGACCGGCTTCGCCGCCCAAGCCATGGGCGCGGGCGACGCCTCGGCACTGCGAACCGTGCAGGCGCAGGCATTGCTGCTGGCGGCGGCGCTTGGCGTGATCGTGGGTGCGCTGATGATGCCGGCGCTGCCCTGGCTGGTCGGCCAGATGCATTCCACGCCGCTGATGACCAGCCGTGCGCTGGATTACCTGCATTTGCGCTTGCTGGGCCTGCCTGCCGCACTATTGAATTACGCCTTGGCCGGCTGGTTCATCGGCGCGCAGCGGACGCGCACCACCTTGGCGTTGTTGCTGGTCACCAATGTCGTGAACATCGTGCTCAACCTGCTGTTTGTGCTTGGCTTCGGTTGGGGCGTGCCGGGTATCGCCGTGGCCTCGGTCGGTGGCGAATGGTGCGGTGCCGCCTACGGGCTGTGGCGCGCGTATCAGGTTGTGCACAGCATGGATGGCCGGATCGATTGGCGCGCGATGCGAGGCTGGGATCATTGGCGACCGTTACTCGCAGTGAATCGCGACATCTTTGTACGCACCATGTTGCTGGAAGGTGTTTTTTTCAGCCTTTCGTTGCTCGGCGCGCGGCTGGGCGATGCCACCGTCGCGGCCAACGCGCTGCTGTTCAATGGCCTGATGCTTTGCGCGTTCTGCCTGGACGGCTTCGCCAACGCAGTCGAAGCGCTGTGCGGCCACGCCATTGGTGCGCGCGATAACCTGGCGCTACGGCGCGCGCTGGTGGTCGCTGGCGGATGGGCACTGATTGGCAGTCTGGGTTACGCCCTGTTCTTTGGGTTGGCTGGGCGTCTGTTCGTGAATCTGCAGACCAACTTGCCAGAGGTGCGCGCGATGGCCTACGGCTACCTGCCCTGGTTGACTGTGCTACCGCTGATAGGTGTATGGAGCTATCTGCTGGATGGTCTGTTCATCGGCGCCACCCGCGCCCGCGAGATGCGCGATGGCATGGTGCTGTCGGTGATGTCTTACGCGCTGCTGCTGTGGCTCACCCGTGGCCTGGGCAACCAGGGGCTTTGGCTGGCCTTCCTCGCCTTCATGGCCATCCGCGCCACCAGTCTCGGCTGGCTGGGTTTGCGTATACAACGACGTCACGCGTGGGTCGCCCAAGGAC